Proteins encoded together in one Campylobacter concisus window:
- a CDS encoding copper resistance protein CopD translates to MQNLYPYAQIIHLFCAIIFVGYLFFDVVILRAASKKLPPELAQKAKQAIGSVAVRIMPICVLLLVLTGGMMMSNWVGSKAGGYFETNLQIVFMIKFCLAMVIVAAVIVNLSCKFIFKRPSPLGNIHPIALTLAVAIVLLAKVMFMV, encoded by the coding sequence ATGCAAAATTTATATCCCTACGCGCAGATAATTCACCTTTTTTGCGCGATTATCTTTGTTGGTTATCTATTTTTTGATGTGGTCATCTTAAGAGCGGCGAGCAAAAAGCTGCCACCAGAGCTTGCACAAAAAGCAAAGCAAGCCATCGGCTCGGTAGCTGTTAGGATCATGCCTATTTGCGTGCTACTTTTAGTTTTAACTGGTGGAATGATGATGAGTAACTGGGTAGGCAGCAAGGCTGGAGGCTACTTTGAGACAAATTTACAGATCGTTTTTATGATCAAATTTTGCTTAGCGATGGTGATCGTGGCTGCGGTGATAGTAAATTTAAGCTGCAAATTTATATTTAAGCGCCCTAGCCCACTTGGCAACATCCACCCTATCGCGCTTACGCTTGCGGTGGCGATCGTCTTGCTTGCAAAAGTTATGTTTATGGTTTAA
- a CDS encoding DMT family transporter encodes MIHFLALLLAGCCEVSGVFFITKFSKSTGVKKWANFILLLGNFALSLTLLSYAMQTIAMSVAYAIWTGIGAIGAAVVGVVFEGEKINFKKALFLALIIFSVIMLKIV; translated from the coding sequence ATGATCCACTTTTTAGCGCTTTTACTAGCTGGATGTTGCGAGGTCTCTGGCGTCTTTTTTATCACGAAATTTTCAAAAAGCACAGGCGTAAAAAAGTGGGCAAATTTCATCCTTTTGCTTGGAAATTTCGCCCTTTCTCTAACGCTACTTAGCTATGCGATGCAAACTATCGCTATGTCGGTGGCGTATGCGATCTGGACAGGCATCGGAGCGATCGGAGCAGCCGTGGTGGGCGTAGTTTTTGAAGGTGAGAAGATAAATTTTAAAAAAGCCTTGTTTTTAGCGCTCATCATCTTTAGCGTCATCATGCTAAAGATAGTTTGA
- the nusB gene encoding transcription antitermination factor NusB, translating to MATRHQVRQAIVSLLYSNEINPVTAEFEEEFLEEKKIRNERKNEAQQTFKEVLANKEKLDEILKPHLKDGDFSKVGATELAILRLGLYEMKFSQTDKAVIINEAIELAKELGSDQAPKFINGVLDKIKGDL from the coding sequence ATGGCAACGCGTCATCAGGTCAGACAAGCCATAGTTTCGCTACTTTACTCAAACGAGATAAACCCTGTAACTGCGGAGTTTGAAGAGGAATTTTTAGAAGAGAAAAAGATAAGAAATGAGCGCAAAAATGAGGCGCAGCAGACCTTTAAAGAGGTGCTGGCAAATAAAGAAAAACTAGATGAAATTTTAAAACCGCACCTAAAAGATGGCGACTTTAGCAAGGTTGGTGCAACAGAGCTTGCTATCCTTAGACTTGGGCTTTATGAGATGAAATTTAGTCAGACAGATAAAGCTGTCATCATAAATGAGGCGATCGAGCTTGCAAAAGAGCTTGGAAGCGATCAGGCGCCAAAATTTATAAACGGCGTGCTAGATAAGATAAAGGGCGATCTATGA
- a CDS encoding shikimate kinase, with protein sequence MKTKNNNIVLIGFMGVGKGTTARALSKALKTMNLDCDDLLESSQNMKIKTIFEEYGEEHFRQLEKDLAKFLATNVKNAIISTGGGFAKVKNLKKIGTIIYLKASFGAIMQRLKNSKNSEKKLAKRPLLSDLKKAEALHLEREKLYEKKADYIVEVEGKTPKQIVKEIRILLKV encoded by the coding sequence ATGAAGACAAAGAACAATAATATCGTTTTGATAGGGTTTATGGGTGTTGGCAAGGGCACAACCGCAAGGGCACTAAGTAAGGCGCTAAAGACGATGAACCTTGACTGCGATGATCTTCTTGAAAGCTCGCAAAATATGAAGATAAAAACCATATTTGAAGAGTACGGAGAGGAGCATTTTAGGCAGCTTGAGAAAGACCTTGCTAAATTTCTAGCGACAAATGTCAAAAATGCGATCATCTCGACAGGTGGCGGCTTTGCGAAGGTTAAAAATTTAAAGAAAATTGGCACTATAATCTATCTAAAAGCAAGCTTTGGTGCGATCATGCAGAGGCTAAAAAATAGCAAAAATAGCGAGAAAAAACTCGCCAAACGCCCACTTTTAAGCGACCTAAAAAAGGCTGAGGCACTTCATCTGGAGCGAGAAAAGCTCTACGAGAAAAAGGCTGATTATATCGTTGAAGTCGAGGGCAAAACTCCAAAACAGATCGTAAAAGAGATAAGGATACTTTTAAAAGTTTAG
- a CDS encoding DMT family transporter — MLKRFYISHLGIFYMLFACFMFAVTGAFAKYLSKDMPSIEVVFFRNLIGLFIVIYAIYKFPFKQTGGHFFLLMFRGFVGTVALFAFFYNVAHVNLATAFTFQKTNPIFTAILAAIVFKERLSSLGWFAVFLGFGGILLVIQPNLGINKTDIIGIWSGLGAAIAYTSVKELNKSYGTNVIVLSFMLWGSFLPLICMGMAEFFTYEPLDFLFSKFAMPSWHNVVFILLMGLSGYYFQAFMTKAFAVGKKAGVIAAVSYADVIFTLIIGYFMGDALPNHLALAGIVLVVVSGILVVKEK, encoded by the coding sequence ATGTTAAAAAGATTTTATATTTCACATCTTGGCATTTTTTATATGCTCTTTGCTTGCTTTATGTTTGCCGTGACTGGCGCATTTGCAAAGTATCTGAGCAAAGATATGCCTTCTATCGAAGTTGTTTTTTTTAGAAATTTGATCGGACTTTTCATCGTCATCTACGCCATATATAAATTTCCATTTAAACAAACTGGCGGGCACTTTTTCTTGCTAATGTTTCGCGGTTTTGTGGGCACGGTGGCGCTTTTTGCCTTTTTTTATAACGTAGCACATGTAAATTTAGCCACAGCCTTTACATTTCAAAAGACAAATCCAATCTTCACAGCCATTCTCGCAGCTATTGTTTTTAAGGAGCGTCTAAGCTCGCTTGGCTGGTTTGCTGTCTTTTTAGGATTTGGTGGAATTTTGCTTGTTATCCAGCCAAATTTAGGTATCAATAAAACCGATATCATCGGCATTTGGAGTGGTCTTGGAGCGGCTATTGCCTACACGAGTGTCAAGGAGCTAAACAAGAGCTACGGCACAAACGTGATCGTGCTAAGCTTCATGCTTTGGGGCTCGTTTTTGCCGCTTATTTGCATGGGGATGGCTGAGTTTTTTACATACGAGCCTTTGGATTTTTTATTTTCTAAATTTGCTATGCCAAGCTGGCACAATGTCGTTTTTATCTTGCTAATGGGGCTTAGTGGCTACTATTTTCAGGCGTTTATGACAAAGGCATTTGCGGTTGGCAAAAAAGCTGGCGTGATCGCTGCGGTTAGCTACGCAGACGTCATTTTTACGCTTATAATTGGCTATTTTATGGGCGATGCGTTGCCAAATCACCTAGCGCTCGCAGGTATCGTGCTTGTCGTGGTGAGTGGAATTTTAGTTGTTAAAGAAAAATAA
- a CDS encoding DMT family transporter, with protein MSNKGFLWIFLGAVAECGWAYGLKHASNLSEFLLTTLLVSISFVSFMKALKYLPVSISYAVFVGFGTAFIVIAEIVSDYVASGIMPNFIRLFFIATLILGVLGLKGIKE; from the coding sequence ATGTCAAATAAAGGCTTTTTATGGATATTTCTAGGTGCGGTGGCTGAGTGTGGCTGGGCGTATGGGCTAAAGCACGCGTCAAATTTAAGTGAATTTTTGCTTACGACGCTGCTTGTTAGCATAAGTTTTGTCTCGTTTATGAAGGCTTTAAAGTATCTGCCCGTAAGCATCTCTTATGCTGTATTTGTAGGCTTTGGAACGGCTTTTATCGTCATAGCTGAGATCGTTAGTGACTACGTAGCAAGCGGGATCATGCCAAATTTCATTAGGCTGTTTTTCATAGCGACGCTAATTTTAGGCGTGCTTGGGCTAAAAGGCATAAAAGAATGA
- the ribH gene encoding 6,7-dimethyl-8-ribityllumazine synthase yields the protein MKIIEGNLALKGDEKIAIINARFNHIITDRLVEGAKDAFLRHGGDEKNLTLVLVPGAFEIPMALEKVLASGKFDAVCCVGAVIRGATPHFDYVSAETTKGIANVTLKYAKPVTFGVLTVDNIEQAIERAGSKAGNKGFEAMTGVIEMLNLYKKLGE from the coding sequence ATGAAAATAATCGAAGGAAATTTAGCTTTAAAAGGCGATGAGAAGATAGCGATCATAAACGCAAGGTTTAACCACATCATCACAGACCGCTTGGTAGAGGGCGCAAAAGATGCATTTTTACGCCACGGCGGCGATGAGAAAAATTTAACTTTAGTGCTAGTCCCTGGCGCATTTGAGATACCTATGGCGCTTGAAAAGGTGCTTGCAAGCGGTAAATTTGACGCGGTTTGCTGCGTGGGAGCGGTGATAAGAGGCGCAACGCCACACTTTGACTACGTAAGCGCAGAAACTACCAAAGGCATCGCAAACGTGACGCTAAAATACGCAAAACCAGTCACATTTGGCGTGCTAACAGTAGATAACATCGAGCAAGCGATCGAGCGAGCTGGCAGCAAAGCTGGAAACAAGGGCTTTGAAGCGATGACAGGCGTTATAGAGATGCTAAATTTATACAAAAAGCTAGGAGAGTAA
- the pyrF gene encoding orotidine-5'-phosphate decarboxylase, with amino-acid sequence MRLCVALDMASKDENLALVRELKGLDLWLKVGLRSYLRDGAKFIEELKGAGEFKIFLDLKLYDIPNTMADAAEVVSKIGVDMINLHASAGERAMKTVMERLNALQNRPLVLAVSALTSFNESEFEAVYNDTLSRSVRKFSQMSFEAGLDGMVCSVFESKLIKEVTDQNFITLCPGVRPFGESAGDQKRVANLVSAKQEDSDFIVVGRPIYENANPREICERILEQI; translated from the coding sequence ATGAGGCTCTGTGTCGCTCTTGACATGGCGAGCAAGGATGAAAATTTAGCCCTCGTGCGCGAGCTAAAAGGGCTTGATCTTTGGCTAAAAGTGGGGCTTAGAAGCTATCTTAGAGACGGAGCTAAATTTATAGAGGAGCTAAAAGGGGCAGGGGAGTTTAAAATCTTCCTTGATCTAAAGCTCTATGACATCCCAAACACGATGGCAGACGCTGCTGAGGTCGTCTCAAAGATAGGCGTGGATATGATAAATTTGCATGCAAGCGCTGGCGAGAGAGCGATGAAAACCGTTATGGAGCGTCTTAATGCGCTACAAAATCGCCCTTTGGTGCTTGCTGTATCAGCACTTACTAGCTTTAACGAAAGCGAATTTGAAGCGGTTTATAACGATACGTTATCTCGCTCGGTTAGGAAATTTAGCCAGATGAGCTTTGAAGCGGGGCTTGACGGCATGGTCTGCTCGGTCTTTGAAAGCAAGCTCATAAAAGAGGTGACAGATCAAAATTTCATCACGCTTTGCCCTGGAGTTAGGCCTTTTGGCGAGAGTGCTGGCGATCAAAAGAGGGTTGCAAATTTAGTTAGCGCAAAGCAAGAGGACAGCGACTTTATTGTAGTTGGCAGGCCGATTTATGAAAACGCAAACCCAAGAGAAATTTGCGAGAGAATTTTGGAGCAAATTTAG
- the serS gene encoding serine--tRNA ligase, with translation MINLKLLETNYDEFVKKLEGKNVKASLLDELLHTFNELKQKRKALENFQAIQNAKSKELGVKARAGEDVSELKSELNLNKAALADADEIVKQYEEKLEQISFSVPNITDDDVPFGKDEDDNVCIKTVLEPTKFDFKPKEHWELGESLGWLDFERGAKLSGSRFTVLRGMGARLSRALVNYMIDFNSSRGFELVNVPYLVSSNTLFGTGQLPKFEEDLYKVRDEDLYLIPTSEVPVTNLYNDTIIEAEQLPIKMTCYSACFRQEAGSAGRDTRGMIRQHQFEKVELVSITKPDQSEGVLAEMISCASDLLTSLGLPHRHMLLCSGDLGFSAAKTVDLEVWLPGQGKYREISSISNTRDFQARRAKIRFKDGKKNMLVNTLNGSSLAVGRTLIAIMENYQKADGTIEIPEVLKRYM, from the coding sequence ATGATAAATTTAAAACTACTTGAGACAAACTACGATGAATTCGTAAAAAAACTAGAGGGCAAAAACGTTAAAGCTAGCCTATTAGACGAACTTTTGCACACTTTTAACGAGCTAAAGCAAAAGCGCAAAGCACTTGAAAATTTCCAAGCGATCCAAAACGCAAAGAGCAAAGAGCTTGGCGTAAAAGCAAGAGCTGGTGAGGACGTAAGTGAGCTTAAGAGTGAGCTAAATTTAAACAAAGCTGCCCTTGCTGACGCTGATGAGATCGTTAAACAATACGAAGAAAAGCTTGAGCAAATTTCATTTAGCGTGCCAAATATCACCGACGATGACGTGCCATTTGGCAAGGATGAGGACGATAACGTCTGCATAAAAACGGTGCTTGAGCCAACTAAATTTGACTTTAAGCCAAAGGAGCACTGGGAGCTAGGCGAGAGCCTTGGCTGGCTTGACTTTGAAAGAGGCGCAAAGCTCTCAGGATCTCGCTTTACCGTGCTTCGCGGCATGGGAGCAAGGCTTAGTAGAGCGCTTGTTAATTACATGATCGACTTTAACAGCTCGCGTGGCTTTGAGCTTGTAAATGTCCCTTATCTAGTAAGCTCAAACACACTTTTTGGCACCGGTCAGCTACCTAAATTTGAAGAGGATCTTTACAAGGTGCGTGACGAGGATCTCTACCTCATACCAACTAGCGAAGTGCCTGTGACAAATTTATACAATGACACCATCATTGAAGCCGAGCAGCTACCTATAAAGATGACTTGCTACTCAGCATGCTTCCGCCAAGAGGCAGGCTCGGCAGGGCGCGACACAAGGGGCATGATCCGCCAGCACCAGTTTGAAAAAGTAGAGCTTGTAAGCATCACAAAACCTGATCAAAGCGAGGGCGTGCTTGCTGAGATGATATCTTGTGCTAGCGACTTGCTAACTAGCCTTGGTTTGCCTCACCGCCACATGCTTCTTTGTAGCGGCGATCTAGGCTTTAGCGCGGCAAAGACAGTGGATCTTGAGGTTTGGCTACCAGGTCAAGGCAAATACCGCGAGATAAGCTCTATCTCTAATACTCGTGATTTTCAAGCAAGAAGAGCCAAAATTCGCTTTAAAGATGGCAAGAAAAATATGCTTGTAAATACCCTAAATGGCTCAAGTCTGGCAGTTGGCAGGACGCTAATAGCGATAATGGAGAACTACCAAAAAGCTGATGGCACTATCGAAATTCCAGAAGTTCTTAAAAGGTATATGTAG
- the trpS gene encoding tryptophan--tRNA ligase has translation MRVLTGLQPSGKLHLGNYFASIKQMVDMQEKNEMFMFIANYHAMTSLSDGKALKQNTFDAACAFLALGIDPNKSTFWVQSDVKDVLELYWVLSQHTPMGLLERAHSYKDKVAKGLSSHHGLFSYPVLMAADILLYNAQIVPVGKDQIQHVEIARDIAIKFNNEHGEIFTLPEAKIDENVATVPGTNGEKMSKSYGNTIDIFADAKTLKKQISSIVTDGTPLEEPKQWQNCNVYNIAKLFLDESGQKELQARYERGGEGHGHFKAYLNELIWDYFKDAREKFEHYQNNPDEVSGILEIGAKKASNVAQTTIKKVREAVGIYR, from the coding sequence ATGAGAGTACTAACCGGCCTCCAACCCTCCGGCAAACTACACCTTGGCAACTATTTTGCCTCGATAAAGCAGATGGTTGATATGCAAGAAAAAAACGAGATGTTTATGTTTATAGCAAACTACCATGCGATGACCAGCCTTAGCGACGGCAAGGCGCTAAAGCAAAACACCTTTGACGCTGCATGTGCCTTTTTGGCGCTTGGGATCGACCCAAACAAAAGCACGTTTTGGGTGCAAAGTGACGTTAAAGACGTGCTTGAGCTTTACTGGGTGCTAAGTCAGCACACGCCTATGGGCCTACTTGAGCGCGCGCATAGTTACAAAGATAAAGTCGCAAAAGGTCTTAGCTCGCACCACGGACTCTTTAGCTATCCAGTTTTGATGGCAGCTGATATCTTGCTTTATAATGCGCAGATCGTACCCGTGGGCAAAGACCAGATCCAGCATGTAGAAATCGCTCGTGATATCGCTATTAAATTTAACAACGAGCATGGAGAAATTTTTACATTGCCTGAGGCAAAGATCGATGAAAATGTCGCCACCGTGCCTGGCACAAATGGCGAAAAGATGAGTAAAAGCTACGGCAATACAATCGACATCTTTGCCGATGCTAAAACGCTTAAAAAGCAAATTTCTAGCATCGTGACAGACGGCACACCGCTTGAAGAGCCAAAACAGTGGCAAAACTGCAACGTCTATAATATCGCCAAACTTTTCTTAGACGAGAGTGGGCAAAAAGAGCTTCAAGCTAGATATGAGCGTGGTGGCGAAGGTCATGGGCACTTTAAAGCTTATCTAAATGAGCTTATTTGGGACTATTTTAAAGATGCGAGAGAGAAATTTGAGCATTATCAAAATAACCCTGACGAAGTGTCTGGAATTTTAGAAATAGGAGCCAAAAAGGCAAGTAATGTTGCTCAAACAACGATAAAAAAAGTTCGTGAAGCGGTTGGAATTTACAGATAA
- the kdsA gene encoding 3-deoxy-8-phosphooctulonate synthase: MILIAGPCVIESKELVFEVAKRLVKFNENPKLDFYFKSSFDKANRTSISSFRGPGLEKGCEILAEVKKEFGFKILTDIHESYQAQPVGEVADVLQIPAFLCRQTDLLVAAAKTKAVVNIKKGQFLAASAMKHSVKKVLETRGVNGDGYEVAKANGVWLTERGSTFGYGNLVVDMRNLVMMREFAPVIFDATHSVQMPSALGEKSGGDARFVPYLARAAASVGVDGFFYETHINPCEALCDGPNMLNLDELEKVVNDTLKIEEILNF, from the coding sequence ATGATCTTAATCGCTGGACCTTGCGTGATAGAGAGCAAGGAGCTTGTTTTTGAAGTGGCAAAAAGGTTAGTTAAATTTAACGAAAATCCAAAGCTTGATTTTTACTTTAAGTCTAGCTTTGACAAGGCAAATCGCACGAGTATTAGCTCATTTCGTGGCCCTGGGCTAGAAAAAGGTTGTGAAATTTTAGCTGAGGTGAAAAAAGAATTTGGCTTTAAAATTTTAACCGACATCCACGAGAGCTATCAAGCTCAACCAGTTGGCGAAGTGGCTGATGTGCTGCAGATCCCTGCGTTTTTGTGCCGTCAGACTGATTTGCTCGTGGCAGCTGCAAAGACAAAAGCGGTCGTAAATATCAAAAAAGGGCAGTTTTTAGCGGCATCTGCTATGAAGCACTCTGTTAAAAAGGTGCTAGAAACGCGCGGCGTAAATGGCGATGGATACGAGGTCGCAAAGGCAAATGGCGTCTGGCTAACGGAGAGAGGTAGCACCTTTGGATATGGAAATTTAGTCGTTGATATGAGAAATTTGGTGATGATGAGAGAATTTGCGCCGGTCATTTTTGACGCGACCCACAGCGTGCAGATGCCAAGCGCACTTGGCGAAAAAAGTGGCGGAGATGCTAGGTTTGTGCCGTATCTTGCTAGAGCAGCAGCTAGCGTTGGGGTGGATGGATTTTTCTATGAGACGCACATAAACCCTTGCGAGGCGCTTTGCGACGGACCAAATATGCTAAATTTAGACGAGCTTGAAAAGGTCGTAAATGACACGCTAAAGATAGAGGAAATTTTAAATTTTTAA
- a CDS encoding helix-hairpin-helix domain-containing protein — translation MSDFKKIPYVGEATQADLLALGYEDIASLKGADIEEMFERTKVLGRGSDRCILYVYRTVCYYANTPSHDKAKLKWWLWKD, via the coding sequence TTGAGCGATTTTAAGAAAATCCCATATGTTGGCGAGGCGACGCAGGCGGATCTGCTGGCACTTGGCTACGAGGATATCGCTTCGCTAAAGGGCGCGGATATTGAAGAGATGTTTGAGCGCACAAAGGTGCTTGGACGTGGCAGTGATAGGTGTATCCTCTATGTTTACCGCACGGTTTGCTACTATGCAAATACGCCCAGTCACGACAAAGCCAAGTTAAAATGGTGGCTTTGGAAGGATTAA
- the der gene encoding ribosome biogenesis GTPase Der, producing the protein MQKVILVGKPNVGKSSLFNRLARRRIAITSDVSGTTRDTNKAKIEVEGKECILIDSGGLDDSSELFKNVKAKTLAEARNSDVILYMVDGKMMPDDEDRAIFYELSKLNLPIALVINKIDSKKDEQREWEFVSFGAKNSFGISVSHNTGVDELSIWLAKHLEAKVQIKADTSDDFDDFLENYNDEGELSDEIDYESKNIRVGIIGRVNVGKSSLLNALVKESRAVVSDVAGTTIDPVNEIYEHDGRVFEFVDTAGIRKRGKIEGIERYALNRTEKILEETDVALLVLDSSEPLTELDERIAGIASKFELGVIIVLNKWDKSSEEFDELCKEIKDRFKFLAYAPIISVSALGGKRVHKIYPLIVEIYKNYTQKIQTSKLNEVIGEATKAHPLPRDKGRVVKIYYAVQFKTAPIMIALIMNRPKCLHFSYKRYLTNKLRESFSLAGVPIVLIPKKRGESNEDKEQ; encoded by the coding sequence TTGCAAAAAGTAATATTAGTAGGCAAGCCAAATGTCGGCAAAAGCTCACTTTTTAACCGCTTAGCAAGAAGACGCATCGCCATAACAAGCGACGTTAGCGGCACTACAAGAGATACAAATAAAGCTAAGATCGAAGTTGAGGGCAAAGAGTGTATATTAATCGACAGCGGCGGGCTTGATGATAGCAGCGAGCTTTTTAAAAACGTAAAAGCAAAGACCTTGGCAGAGGCTAGAAATTCAGACGTCATCCTCTATATGGTCGATGGCAAAATGATGCCAGATGACGAGGATAGAGCCATTTTTTACGAGCTTAGCAAGCTAAATTTACCAATCGCTCTAGTCATAAATAAAATCGACAGCAAAAAAGACGAGCAAAGAGAGTGGGAATTTGTAAGTTTTGGCGCAAAAAACTCATTTGGCATTTCAGTAAGCCACAACACTGGCGTCGATGAGCTTAGCATCTGGCTAGCAAAACACTTAGAAGCGAAAGTGCAGATAAAGGCCGATACGAGCGATGATTTTGATGATTTTTTAGAAAACTATAACGACGAGGGCGAGCTAAGCGACGAGATAGACTATGAGAGCAAAAACATCAGAGTTGGCATCATAGGTCGCGTAAATGTCGGCAAAAGCTCACTTCTAAATGCCCTTGTAAAAGAGAGCCGCGCCGTTGTTAGCGACGTGGCAGGCACTACGATCGACCCGGTCAATGAAATTTACGAGCATGATGGCAGAGTTTTTGAGTTTGTCGATACCGCTGGTATCAGAAAGCGCGGCAAGATCGAGGGTATCGAGAGATACGCGCTAAATAGAACTGAGAAAATTTTAGAAGAGACGGACGTGGCGCTACTAGTACTTGATAGCTCTGAGCCACTAACTGAGCTTGATGAGCGCATCGCTGGCATCGCCTCGAAATTTGAGCTTGGCGTCATCATCGTGCTAAACAAATGGGACAAAAGCAGTGAAGAATTTGACGAGCTTTGCAAGGAGATAAAAGATAGGTTTAAATTTCTCGCATACGCACCGATCATCAGCGTTTCGGCACTTGGCGGCAAAAGAGTGCATAAAATTTACCCGCTCATAGTTGAAATTTATAAAAACTACACCCAAAAAATCCAAACTTCAAAGCTAAATGAAGTGATCGGCGAAGCGACCAAAGCGCATCCACTGCCACGAGATAAAGGCAGGGTCGTGAAAATCTACTACGCAGTGCAGTTTAAAACAGCGCCTATCATGATAGCACTCATCATGAACCGCCCAAAATGCCTGCACTTTAGCTACAAACGCTACCTAACAAACAAGCTTAGAGAGAGCTTTAGCTTAGCTGGCGTGCCTATCGTGCTAATCCCTAAAAAACGTGGAGAGAGTAATGAAGACAAAGAACAATAA
- a CDS encoding DUF805 domain-containing protein, whose protein sequence is MTFGTSVVTCFSKYVNFQGRASRSEFWWFALFNALVEICTFFLDKAKGEDTLTISTIIGLILILPWFSAQARRLHDIDKSAWWLLLNIIVLGQIIILIMCIFPGSQGANSFGEDPLLQPEDSGIKIENN, encoded by the coding sequence ATGACATTTGGAACATCTGTAGTAACTTGCTTTAGTAAGTATGTAAATTTTCAAGGAAGGGCAAGTAGATCTGAGTTTTGGTGGTTTGCCCTTTTCAATGCCTTAGTAGAAATTTGTACTTTTTTTCTTGATAAGGCTAAAGGAGAAGATACCTTAACAATATCAACTATTATAGGTTTGATATTGATTTTGCCATGGTTTTCTGCACAGGCAAGAAGACTGCACGATATAGACAAAAGTGCTTGGTGGCTTCTATTAAACATTATCGTTCTTGGTCAAATAATTATACTTATAATGTGTATATTTCCTGGCTCTCAAGGCGCAAATAGTTTTGGGGAGGATCCTCTTTTACAACCAGAAGACAGCGGTATAAAAATAGAAAATAACTAA